Proteins encoded within one genomic window of Rhizobium acidisoli:
- a CDS encoding response regulator, whose product MAPRILVVDDEPHIRDVICFALERAGLISTAVRNGTEAMAAFRRGNIDLIILDIGMPDMDGLDVCRQIRKTSGLPILFLSARDEEIDKVLGLEIGGDDYVTKPFSPRELVARVKAILKRSGNEAEPERRRAIFVAGELSLDRQGRTVMFGDSAISMTVLEFAILDALLSRPDMVFSRERLMEADYGAGTYVADRTIDSHIRNIRAKFLAAGGQGIIATVHGIGFKLGSESGRKA is encoded by the coding sequence ATGGCGCCCCGCATTCTTGTCGTCGATGACGAACCTCACATCCGCGACGTGATCTGTTTCGCTCTTGAGCGTGCCGGTCTGATATCGACGGCCGTTCGCAATGGCACCGAGGCGATGGCGGCCTTCCGCCGCGGCAACATCGATCTGATCATTCTCGATATCGGCATGCCTGATATGGATGGTCTCGATGTCTGCCGCCAGATCCGCAAGACATCGGGATTGCCGATCCTGTTTCTTTCCGCGCGCGATGAGGAGATCGACAAGGTGCTGGGTTTGGAAATCGGCGGGGATGATTATGTCACCAAGCCGTTCAGCCCGCGCGAACTCGTCGCCAGGGTCAAGGCGATCCTGAAGCGCAGCGGCAACGAAGCGGAGCCTGAGAGGCGCCGCGCCATCTTTGTCGCCGGCGAACTCAGCCTGGATCGCCAAGGCAGGACGGTCATGTTCGGCGACAGCGCCATTTCGATGACGGTGCTCGAGTTCGCCATCCTGGACGCGCTGTTGTCACGCCCCGACATGGTCTTCAGCCGCGAACGGCTGATGGAGGCGGACTATGGCGCCGGAACCTATGTCGCCGACCGCACGATCGACAGCCATATCCGCAACATCAGGGCCAAGTTCCTGGCGGCCGGCGGCCAGGGGATCATCGCGACGGTTCACGGCATCGGCTTCAAACTCGGCAGTGAAAGCGGGAGGAAGGCCTGA
- a CDS encoding TetR/AcrR family transcriptional regulator, whose translation MRYSAEHKLETRARVITAAGQIFRKDGYGGAGIDALTKAAGVTNGAFYGHFKSKAEAFRTAVLEGLEELRQGIAALKTNQPKDWLPTFVGYYLGYKRTCDLGESCALPSLSPDVMRADDETRSAYTAEIKRLVEEVAAGLPEHKMEGRSEASREDQAILLLAMLSGGVTLARAVSDPALSARIADIIAQAALTAIKPHD comes from the coding sequence ATGCGTTACAGCGCCGAACACAAACTGGAAACCCGGGCTCGCGTCATTACGGCCGCGGGCCAGATCTTCCGCAAGGACGGTTATGGCGGCGCCGGAATCGACGCGCTGACGAAGGCCGCCGGCGTGACGAACGGCGCCTTCTACGGACATTTCAAATCGAAGGCCGAAGCCTTTCGTACAGCCGTGCTGGAGGGGCTCGAAGAACTGCGGCAAGGAATCGCCGCGCTGAAGACCAATCAGCCGAAAGACTGGCTGCCGACGTTCGTCGGCTACTATCTCGGCTATAAAAGAACCTGCGATTTAGGCGAGAGCTGTGCACTGCCGAGCCTTTCGCCCGACGTGATGCGCGCGGATGATGAAACGCGAAGCGCCTACACGGCTGAGATCAAACGCCTCGTCGAAGAAGTCGCCGCCGGCCTGCCGGAGCACAAGATGGAGGGCCGATCCGAAGCAAGCCGGGAAGATCAGGCGATCCTGCTTCTCGCCATGCTGAGCGGCGGCGTCACCCTTGCGCGCGCCGTGTCCGACCCGGCGCTGTCCGCACGCATTGCAGATATCATCGCGCAGGCGGCGTTGACGGCAATAAAACCGCACGACTGA
- a CDS encoding tautomerase family protein: MPITLTVPEGLLSPEAQARAFAGLTDALLDVAGLTGNAFMTANVIGTINVLPREHVLAAGKPIAAAFVELKLPEVALASAEAKQAFIEKAADVVEQAAEGRLKREHIWSNIVYAPEGAWGIAGDSYSNADFVGAIQGAAAAS; encoded by the coding sequence ATGCCTATCACACTCACCGTGCCGGAAGGCCTGCTCTCGCCGGAGGCCCAGGCGCGAGCCTTTGCCGGATTGACGGACGCCTTGCTTGATGTCGCCGGGTTGACCGGCAACGCTTTCATGACCGCCAATGTCATCGGCACCATCAACGTGCTGCCGCGCGAGCACGTGCTGGCGGCCGGAAAGCCGATCGCAGCGGCGTTCGTCGAACTTAAATTGCCGGAGGTCGCGCTGGCGAGCGCTGAAGCGAAGCAGGCCTTCATCGAAAAAGCGGCCGATGTCGTCGAGCAGGCTGCCGAAGGCCGGCTCAAGCGCGAGCATATATGGTCGAACATCGTCTATGCCCCCGAGGGTGCCTGGGGAATAGCCGGCGACAGCTACAGCAATGCCGACTTCGTCGGCGCCATCCAGGGCGCGGCCGCCGCGTCGTAA
- a CDS encoding VOC family protein, with protein MQLANYLFFSNGCEEALAFYAECGLGRVTLLKRHGADGMPVASKAMRGKVMHARFEGPGILFFASDNHDAEPMRGSAHMLIMDDRDRTEGLFARLAEGGRITTPLAVQPWGSYYGKLTDRFGVQWMLDCLA; from the coding sequence ATGCAGCTTGCCAACTATCTGTTCTTTTCCAACGGCTGCGAGGAGGCGCTCGCCTTTTATGCCGAATGCGGGCTTGGCCGCGTCACGCTATTGAAGCGCCATGGCGCAGATGGAATGCCCGTTGCCAGTAAAGCCATGCGGGGCAAGGTGATGCATGCGCGTTTCGAAGGACCCGGCATTCTGTTCTTCGCCTCCGACAATCACGATGCCGAGCCGATGCGAGGCTCCGCCCATATGCTGATCATGGATGACCGCGACAGGACCGAGGGGCTTTTCGCCCGACTGGCTGAAGGCGGGAGGATAACGACGCCGCTGGCGGTCCAGCCATGGGGGAGCTATTACGGCAAGCTCACCGATCGTTTTGGCGTCCAGTGGATGCTCGATTGTCTCGCGTGA
- a CDS encoding SDR family NAD(P)-dependent oxidoreductase, with protein sequence MIFDRFRLDGQVALVTGGTRGIGLAIAEALGEAGAKVVITGRTRNAAAEDRLAKAGVDCDFIAADLTKDDAADALVKETLSRAGRLNILVNNAGIAIHGDSGEFSDAIWREIMTVNVDAVFRACRAALAPMRREGRGVILNIGSISGIVSNIPQNQVAYNSSKAAVHMMTKSLASEVAAENIRVNAIAPGYIETDLSRGGIDNPDWFPIWRGMTPMGRVGQPEEVASAALFLCSAAASYVTGEVLVTDGGYTTR encoded by the coding sequence ATGATCTTCGATAGATTTCGCCTGGACGGGCAGGTGGCGCTGGTAACCGGCGGCACGCGCGGCATCGGGCTTGCGATCGCCGAAGCGCTCGGCGAGGCCGGCGCCAAAGTTGTCATCACGGGAAGGACCCGCAATGCGGCGGCGGAAGACCGGCTCGCCAAGGCCGGTGTCGATTGCGATTTCATCGCCGCCGACCTGACGAAAGACGATGCCGCCGACGCGCTCGTCAAAGAGACGCTGTCACGGGCGGGCCGGCTCAATATCCTGGTTAACAATGCCGGCATCGCCATTCATGGCGACAGCGGCGAATTCTCCGATGCGATCTGGCGCGAGATCATGACCGTCAATGTCGACGCCGTCTTCCGCGCCTGCCGCGCGGCACTCGCTCCCATGCGGCGCGAGGGCAGGGGCGTGATCCTCAATATCGGCTCGATTTCGGGCATCGTCTCCAACATTCCGCAGAACCAGGTCGCCTACAACTCCTCCAAGGCGGCGGTTCATATGATGACCAAGAGCCTGGCGAGCGAAGTCGCCGCCGAGAATATCCGCGTCAACGCCATCGCCCCCGGCTATATCGAGACCGATCTGTCGCGCGGCGGCATCGATAATCCCGACTGGTTCCCGATCTGGCGCGGCATGACCCCGATGGGACGCGTCGGGCAGCCGGAGGAGGTGGCCAGTGCTGCCCTGTTTCTCTGCTCGGCGGCGGCAAGCTACGTGACCGGTGAAGTGCTTGTCACCGATGGCGGCTATACCACGCGGTGA
- a CDS encoding SDR family oxidoreductase: MGQDLSGKVAAVTGAASGIGLECAKALLAAGARVVLVDRNEEALKEICSTLGANAIPLVINLTDPESVARMMPEILAKAGQLDIFHANAGSYIGGEVLGGDPDAWDRMLNLNVNAAFRSVHAVLPHMVERKTGDIILTSSVAGLVPVVWEPIYTASKHAVQAFVHTLRRQVAKHGLRVGAVAPGPVVTALLSDWPQEKLDEALAAGGLMEPKEVAEAVLFMLTRPRSVTIRDLVILPQSTDI; the protein is encoded by the coding sequence ATGGGACAGGATCTGTCTGGAAAAGTCGCGGCCGTCACCGGAGCGGCATCGGGTATCGGTCTGGAATGCGCCAAGGCCCTGCTTGCTGCCGGCGCCCGGGTGGTGCTGGTCGATCGCAATGAGGAAGCCTTGAAGGAAATCTGCTCAACGCTTGGCGCCAATGCCATTCCGCTGGTCATCAATCTCACGGATCCGGAAAGCGTGGCGCGGATGATGCCTGAGATCCTGGCGAAGGCAGGCCAGCTGGATATTTTCCACGCCAATGCCGGCTCCTATATCGGCGGTGAGGTGCTTGGCGGCGACCCCGACGCCTGGGACCGGATGCTCAATCTGAACGTCAACGCCGCATTCCGTTCGGTGCATGCCGTCTTGCCGCATATGGTCGAGCGCAAGACCGGGGATATCATCCTGACGAGCTCCGTCGCCGGTCTGGTTCCCGTGGTATGGGAGCCGATCTATACGGCCTCCAAACATGCGGTGCAGGCCTTCGTCCATACGCTGCGGCGACAGGTGGCAAAGCATGGCCTCCGCGTCGGTGCGGTCGCGCCAGGCCCCGTGGTCACCGCTCTTCTGAGTGATTGGCCGCAGGAGAAGCTGGATGAGGCACTTGCCGCCGGCGGCTTGATGGAACCGAAGGAAGTGGCCGAAGCGGTGCTCTTCATGCTGACACGCCCGCGCAGCGTCACGATCCGCGATCTCGTCATCCTGCCGCAAAGTACCGACATCTGA
- a CDS encoding sugar ABC transporter permease, which yields MMKTLQNEPAAPALLDRRDERVRHDDSLAGSIRAFWDRIRSGDLGSLPVIVGLAIIWTVFQALNPVFLSSANLVNMLFDCSTVGVISLGIVCILMVGEIDLSVGSVSGFASALVGVFWVNQGWPVVLAVLAAMIVGALIGSLYAFLFNRFGMPSFVSTLSGLLAVLGLQLYILGATGSINLPYGSWLVKFGQIMVMPDPVAYLLVALAGIAFFFASYRTSARRRAAGLSAKSTGGLLLRAVVITVALEAVAFYLNQSRGIPWMFGLFVGLVAAMNYALTRTKWGRSMQAVGGNREAARRSGINVSRIYASAFVTCALLAATGGVLSAARLATASQQAGTGDVNLNAIAAAVIGGTSLFGGRGSAYSALLGIIVIQSIASGLTLLDLSSSLRYMITGAVLAVAVIVDSLARRSRISHGRA from the coding sequence ATGATGAAGACCTTGCAGAATGAACCGGCGGCACCCGCGCTCCTCGACCGACGCGACGAAAGAGTGCGCCATGACGATAGCCTTGCCGGCTCGATCCGCGCCTTTTGGGATCGCATCCGCTCCGGCGACCTCGGCTCGCTGCCGGTCATTGTCGGCCTGGCGATCATCTGGACGGTGTTCCAGGCGCTTAATCCTGTGTTTCTCTCCAGCGCCAATCTCGTCAACATGCTATTCGACTGCTCGACGGTCGGCGTCATCTCGCTCGGCATCGTCTGCATCTTGATGGTGGGCGAGATCGATCTTTCCGTCGGCTCGGTCAGCGGCTTCGCCTCGGCGCTGGTCGGCGTCTTCTGGGTCAACCAGGGCTGGCCGGTGGTGCTCGCGGTTCTCGCCGCAATGATCGTCGGCGCCCTGATCGGCTCGCTCTACGCCTTCCTGTTCAACCGCTTCGGCATGCCGAGCTTCGTCTCCACCCTGTCGGGCCTGCTCGCGGTTCTCGGCCTGCAGCTCTATATTCTGGGAGCCACCGGCTCGATCAATCTCCCCTATGGCTCCTGGCTGGTGAAATTCGGGCAGATCATGGTCATGCCGGATCCGGTCGCCTATCTGCTGGTGGCGCTTGCCGGCATTGCCTTCTTCTTCGCGAGCTACCGCACGTCGGCGCGCCGGCGGGCAGCCGGACTGTCGGCGAAATCGACGGGCGGATTGCTGTTGCGCGCCGTCGTCATCACGGTCGCCCTGGAAGCGGTTGCTTTCTACCTCAACCAGTCGCGCGGCATTCCCTGGATGTTCGGCCTCTTCGTTGGGCTCGTCGCCGCCATGAACTATGCGCTGACGCGCACCAAATGGGGACGCTCCATGCAAGCCGTCGGCGGCAACAGAGAGGCCGCCCGCCGCTCGGGCATCAATGTGTCGCGCATCTATGCGAGCGCCTTCGTCACCTGCGCCCTGCTCGCGGCGACCGGCGGCGTGCTTTCGGCTGCGCGGCTGGCAACCGCAAGCCAGCAGGCCGGCACCGGCGACGTCAATCTCAACGCCATCGCCGCAGCCGTCATCGGCGGCACCAGCCTGTTCGGCGGGCGGGGCAGCGCCTATTCGGCTCTTCTCGGCATCATCGTCATCCAGTCGATCGCCAGCGGGCTGACGCTTCTCGATCTGTCGTCGTCGCTTCGATACATGATCACCGGCGCCGTCCTTGCTGTCGCGGTCATCGTCGACTCGCTGGCACGCCGATCGCGGATCTCGCACGGCCGCGCCTAA
- a CDS encoding ATP-binding cassette domain-containing protein: protein MSETSHILDGSRQPVLSLRGISKHFGAVSALTDIELDVHAGEVVALVGDNGAGKSTLVKILAGVHQPSSGTILFEGKQADLSSPSAALDLGIATVFQDLALCENLDVVANIFLGKELNPFQLDEVAMEIRAWKLLNELSARIPSVREPVASLSGGQRQTVAIARSLLLEPKLIMLDEPTAALGVAQTAEVLDLIERVRERGLAVIMISHNMEDVRAVADRIVVLRLGRNNGTFMPDASNEELVSAITGASNNSVSRRATRRKAQGRENEEGRA, encoded by the coding sequence ATGTCTGAAACCTCTCATATTCTTGACGGCTCCCGTCAGCCTGTCCTCAGCCTGCGCGGAATATCGAAGCACTTCGGGGCCGTGTCGGCGCTCACCGATATCGAACTCGACGTACATGCCGGCGAGGTCGTGGCGCTCGTCGGCGACAATGGCGCCGGCAAATCGACGCTGGTCAAGATCCTGGCCGGCGTTCACCAGCCGAGCTCGGGCACGATCCTGTTCGAGGGAAAGCAGGCAGATCTGTCGAGCCCGAGTGCTGCCCTCGACCTCGGCATTGCGACCGTCTTCCAGGATTTGGCACTGTGCGAAAATCTCGACGTCGTCGCCAATATTTTTCTCGGCAAGGAGCTCAATCCCTTCCAGCTCGACGAGGTCGCCATGGAGATCCGCGCCTGGAAGCTGCTGAACGAGCTTTCGGCCCGAATCCCTAGCGTGCGCGAGCCCGTCGCCTCGCTCTCCGGCGGACAGCGCCAGACGGTAGCGATCGCCAGGTCGCTGCTGCTCGAGCCGAAACTGATCATGCTCGACGAACCAACGGCAGCTCTTGGTGTCGCCCAGACCGCCGAGGTGCTTGATCTGATCGAGCGCGTGCGTGAACGCGGCCTCGCCGTCATCATGATCAGCCACAATATGGAAGATGTGCGTGCGGTCGCCGACCGCATCGTCGTGCTTCGGCTCGGGCGCAACAACGGCACCTTCATGCCCGACGCCTCCAATGAAGAGCTCGTCAGCGCGATCACCGGCGCATCCAACAATTCCGTCTCCCGCCGCGCCACGCGCCGCAAGGCGCAAGGCCGAGAGAATGAGGAGGGCAGGGCATGA
- a CDS encoding sugar ABC transporter substrate-binding protein, translating into MEMMKFSTKAAGAAALALSLLGGTSAFAQNAVADATVAFLMPDQGSTRYEEHDHPGFVAEMKKLCASCKVLYQNADADIAKQQQQFNSAITQGAKVIVLDPVDSAAAASLVQLAQSQGVKVIAYDRPIPKGKADFYVSFDNKAIGKAIAESLVQHLKAKNVPADDGGILQINGSPTDAAAGLIKDGIHEGLASGGYKTLAEFDTPNWQPANAQQWAAGQITRFGKQIVGVVAANDGTGGGAIAAFKAAGVDPVPPVTGNDATIAALQLIISGDQYNTISKPSEIVAAAAADVAVKLLAGETIKAEMTLYDTPAQLFVPAVVTAENLKAEIIDKKINTAEELCTGRYADGCKKLGITK; encoded by the coding sequence ATGGAAATGATGAAATTCTCGACAAAAGCGGCAGGCGCCGCGGCACTTGCCCTTTCCCTGCTTGGCGGGACGTCAGCCTTTGCGCAAAACGCCGTTGCCGATGCGACGGTCGCATTCCTCATGCCCGACCAGGGCTCGACCCGATACGAAGAGCACGACCATCCGGGATTCGTCGCGGAAATGAAGAAGCTCTGCGCATCCTGCAAGGTCCTCTATCAGAATGCCGATGCCGATATCGCCAAGCAGCAGCAGCAGTTCAACTCGGCCATCACCCAGGGCGCCAAGGTCATCGTGCTCGATCCGGTGGATTCGGCAGCGGCCGCCTCTCTCGTTCAGCTCGCCCAGAGCCAGGGGGTCAAGGTCATCGCCTATGACCGCCCGATCCCGAAGGGGAAGGCCGATTTCTACGTCTCCTTCGACAACAAGGCGATCGGCAAGGCGATCGCGGAATCGCTCGTCCAGCATCTGAAGGCGAAGAACGTGCCGGCCGATGACGGCGGCATTCTGCAGATCAACGGTTCACCCACCGATGCGGCCGCCGGGCTGATCAAGGACGGTATTCACGAGGGGCTCGCCAGCGGCGGATACAAGACGCTTGCCGAATTCGACACGCCGAACTGGCAGCCGGCGAATGCCCAGCAATGGGCGGCCGGCCAGATCACCCGCTTCGGCAAACAGATCGTCGGCGTCGTCGCCGCCAATGACGGCACCGGCGGCGGCGCCATCGCCGCCTTCAAGGCAGCCGGCGTCGATCCCGTGCCGCCGGTGACCGGCAATGATGCGACGATCGCCGCGCTGCAGCTGATCATATCGGGGGATCAGTACAATACGATCTCCAAGCCGAGCGAAATCGTCGCCGCGGCTGCCGCCGACGTCGCCGTCAAACTTCTGGCCGGAGAAACGATCAAGGCCGAAATGACGCTTTACGACACGCCGGCGCAGCTCTTCGTCCCTGCCGTCGTCACCGCCGAAAACCTCAAGGCCGAGATCATCGACAAGAAGATCAACACCGCCGAGGAACTCTGCACCGGCCGTTATGCCGACGGCTGCAAGAAGCTCGGCATCACCAAGTAA
- a CDS encoding helix-turn-helix domain-containing protein, whose translation MEPDLEVVQIRPGESFATKAHGYPYHTVRWHFHPEYELHLVVATTGRYFVGDFIGEFEPGNLVLAGPNLPHNWISDVPKGSSIPLRCQLIQFSENFISDTMKVLAELGPFEPVLEASRRGVLFGTDTSRQVAPLMTEVQQAQGVRRIELFMMIVGLLSRAQDAQLLASPSYLPDPSGYMSAGINKALAYIRENLTKSFDEADLAGIAEQSTGAFSRAFRRHTGMSLVQYVKRLRINLACQILMSDDHASITDICFEVGFNNLSNFNRQFLAEKGMTPSRFRRLLGDNINVAKAA comes from the coding sequence ATGGAACCTGACTTGGAAGTCGTTCAGATCAGGCCGGGCGAATCCTTCGCAACGAAGGCGCATGGCTATCCCTATCACACGGTTCGCTGGCATTTTCATCCGGAATACGAACTGCATCTCGTCGTGGCGACAACCGGACGCTATTTCGTCGGCGACTTCATCGGCGAGTTCGAACCGGGCAATCTTGTGCTTGCCGGTCCCAATCTTCCCCACAACTGGATCAGCGACGTCCCGAAGGGGTCGAGCATTCCGCTGCGATGCCAGCTCATCCAGTTCAGCGAGAATTTTATCAGCGACACGATGAAGGTGCTGGCCGAGCTCGGCCCCTTCGAGCCGGTGCTCGAAGCGTCCCGCCGCGGCGTGCTTTTCGGCACTGACACCAGCCGGCAGGTCGCGCCGCTGATGACCGAGGTGCAGCAGGCGCAGGGCGTGCGCCGCATCGAGCTCTTCATGATGATCGTCGGTCTGCTCAGCCGGGCGCAGGATGCCCAGCTTCTCGCCAGCCCAAGCTATCTGCCCGATCCGTCCGGCTACATGTCGGCCGGCATCAACAAGGCGCTCGCCTATATCCGGGAGAACCTGACGAAATCCTTCGACGAAGCCGATCTCGCCGGCATTGCCGAGCAGTCCACAGGCGCCTTTTCGCGCGCCTTCCGCCGGCATACCGGCATGTCGCTCGTGCAATATGTGAAACGCCTGCGCATCAATCTCGCCTGTCAGATCCTGATGAGCGACGATCACGCATCGATCACCGATATCTGCTTCGAGGTCGGCTTCAACAATCTGTCCAACTTCAACCGCCAATTTCTCGCGGAAAAGGGTATGACGCCTTCCCGTTTCCGGCGGTTGCTGGGTGACAATATCAACGTGGCGAAGGCGGCTTGA
- the otsB gene encoding trehalose-phosphatase, whose protein sequence is MQSLENAVQDDAATQEMLSLVLEEPERWAMFLDIDGTLLNLAPTPDAIEVPEALPAQLHRLSNKLGGALALVTGRSLAYADALFKPFAFPTAGLHGAEIRSAAGMHTLEASPEFQALKHALTEEAEHYPGVLIEDKGAAVAAHYRLAPEYEKVLEERMHHYAKVAGPNWALQLGKMVFELRPARSSKGDALERFFQSDPFKDRCPITIGDDLTDESMFAIANARGGVSVRVGAIGAPSCATSRLSSAALVRNVIAALAA, encoded by the coding sequence TTGCAGAGTTTGGAGAATGCCGTGCAGGACGACGCCGCTACCCAGGAAATGCTTTCACTGGTCTTGGAAGAACCGGAACGCTGGGCGATGTTTCTCGACATCGACGGAACGCTGCTCAATCTCGCGCCCACGCCGGATGCGATCGAAGTCCCGGAGGCTCTTCCCGCACAGCTTCACCGCCTGTCGAACAAGCTCGGCGGTGCCTTGGCGCTGGTCACCGGGCGATCGCTTGCCTATGCGGACGCGCTGTTCAAACCCTTTGCATTTCCGACGGCAGGCCTTCACGGCGCGGAAATCAGAAGTGCCGCCGGCATGCACACGCTCGAGGCCAGTCCCGAATTTCAGGCGCTGAAGCACGCCCTGACCGAGGAAGCCGAACACTATCCAGGTGTGCTGATCGAGGATAAGGGCGCGGCCGTTGCCGCTCATTACCGGCTCGCGCCCGAATATGAAAAGGTGCTCGAAGAGCGCATGCACCACTATGCCAAGGTCGCCGGGCCGAACTGGGCGCTGCAACTCGGCAAGATGGTCTTCGAGTTGCGGCCGGCGCGCTCAAGCAAGGGCGATGCGCTGGAGCGGTTTTTTCAGTCAGACCCATTCAAGGACCGCTGCCCGATCACCATCGGCGATGACCTGACCGACGAGTCGATGTTTGCGATCGCCAATGCGCGCGGCGGCGTTTCCGTGCGTGTCGGGGCGATCGGCGCCCCGAGCTGCGCCACCAGCCGGTTGTCTTCGGCGGCGTTGGTCAGAAATGTCATTGCCGCTCTGGCTGCCTGA
- a CDS encoding ROK family protein — protein sequence MAKSSSEPRDEVNAPLAHGALTLPLVTIDDYNNELRDKDGFVGDNANKKTFQMKLDDWRKRVRKVGDDPIGKTATAKLSKKKIDAFLKGDDMEAAALVMGAVEDFAQDFADVIGKFLKDKRWFKTERIVVGGGFRQSRFGELTIARTMVILKAAGIDVEIVPIVHHPDEAGLIGAVHLMPRWMFKGHEAILAVDIGGTNVRAGVVKFGKDDVPNFADASVWESTIWRHADDEPSRTATIERLAAMLLELIGKAEKANLKPAPIIGIACPGIIKADGSIERGGQNLPGGNWESDSFNLPAALMKAIPEIGDDSTFVMMHNDAVVQGLSQIPFMTDVSRWAVLTIGTGLGNAHFTNRETTKVR from the coding sequence ATGGCCAAAAGCAGTTCCGAGCCCCGTGATGAGGTCAATGCCCCGTTGGCACATGGCGCGTTAACCCTGCCATTGGTGACGATCGACGATTACAACAACGAACTGCGTGACAAGGATGGTTTCGTGGGCGACAACGCCAACAAGAAGACGTTTCAAATGAAGCTCGACGACTGGAGAAAACGTGTCCGCAAGGTCGGGGACGACCCGATTGGCAAGACCGCGACGGCGAAGCTTTCCAAGAAAAAGATCGATGCCTTTCTGAAGGGCGACGATATGGAGGCCGCAGCATTGGTCATGGGGGCGGTGGAGGACTTCGCTCAGGATTTTGCCGACGTGATTGGAAAGTTCCTGAAGGACAAGCGCTGGTTCAAGACGGAACGTATCGTCGTCGGCGGGGGCTTTCGGCAGAGCCGTTTTGGCGAGCTGACGATCGCCAGGACCATGGTTATCCTCAAGGCGGCCGGCATCGACGTCGAGATCGTGCCGATCGTTCATCACCCTGACGAGGCCGGACTGATCGGTGCGGTCCACCTGATGCCGCGCTGGATGTTCAAAGGCCACGAGGCGATCCTGGCCGTCGATATCGGCGGCACCAATGTTCGCGCCGGCGTCGTTAAATTCGGAAAGGACGACGTGCCGAACTTCGCGGATGCGAGCGTCTGGGAATCAACGATCTGGCGTCATGCCGACGACGAACCAAGTCGCACCGCAACCATCGAGCGGTTGGCCGCGATGTTGCTCGAGTTGATCGGCAAGGCCGAAAAGGCCAATCTCAAGCCCGCGCCGATCATTGGGATCGCTTGTCCCGGCATCATCAAAGCCGATGGCTCCATCGAACGCGGCGGGCAGAACCTGCCGGGGGGAAACTGGGAGAGCGACAGCTTCAACCTTCCCGCCGCGCTGATGAAGGCCATTCCCGAGATCGGCGACGACAGTACATTCGTGATGATGCACAACGATGCCGTCGTGCAGGGATTGTCGCAGATCCCTTTTATGACCGACGTATCGCGATGGGCCGTGCTGACGATCGGTACGGGTTTGGGCAATGCGCATTTTACCAATCGCGAGACAACGAAGGTGCGATAG